A genomic window from Streptomyces broussonetiae includes:
- a CDS encoding ectoine synthase — translation MIVRSFKDIEGTDRHVKAESGTWESKRIVLARERVGFSLHETILYAGTETSMWYANHVEAVVCTKGAAELTDHETGRAYTITPGTMYLLDGHERHTLRVKEDFHCICVFNPPVTGREDHDENGVYPLLTEPEEV, via the coding sequence GTGATCGTCCGATCGTTCAAGGACATCGAAGGCACCGACCGGCACGTCAAGGCGGAGTCCGGCACCTGGGAGAGCAAGCGGATCGTCCTCGCCAGGGAGCGGGTCGGCTTCTCCCTGCACGAGACCATCCTGTACGCCGGGACGGAGACGTCGATGTGGTACGCGAACCACGTCGAGGCCGTCGTCTGCACCAAGGGTGCGGCCGAACTCACCGACCACGAGACCGGCCGGGCGTACACCATCACGCCCGGCACCATGTACCTCCTCGACGGCCACGAGCGGCACACGCTGCGGGTCAAGGAGGACTTCCACTGCATCTGCGTGTTCAACCCGCCCGTGACCGGACGGGAGGACCACGACGAGAACGGCGTCTACCCGCTGCTCACCGAGCCCGAGGAGGTGTGA
- the thpD gene encoding ectoine hydroxylase has translation MTTAPTGFVTDLYPSRGTTEVGIPRQDPVVWGSPDTPGPIPTGDLQSYERDGFLAIDQLITPDEVEVYRQELERLIADPAIRADERSIVEPASKEIRSVFEVHRISKVFANLVRDERVVGRARQILGSDVYVHQSRINVKPGFGASGFYWHSDFETWHAEDGLPNMRTVSVSIALTENHDTNGGLMIMPGSHRTFLACAGATPKDNYKKSLQMQDAGTPSDEALTKMAGAYGIKLFTGKAGSATWFDCNCMHGSGDNITPFPRSNVFIVFNSVENAAVEPFAAPVRRPEFIGARDFTPVK, from the coding sequence ATGACCACTGCGCCCACTGGCTTCGTCACCGACCTGTACCCCAGCCGCGGCACCACCGAGGTCGGCATCCCCCGGCAGGACCCGGTCGTCTGGGGCTCCCCGGACACGCCCGGCCCGATCCCGACCGGCGACCTGCAGTCGTACGAGCGTGACGGCTTCCTCGCGATCGACCAGCTGATCACGCCCGACGAGGTCGAGGTCTACCGGCAGGAACTGGAGCGGCTGATCGCCGACCCGGCGATCCGGGCCGACGAGCGCTCGATCGTCGAGCCGGCCTCAAAGGAGATCCGCTCGGTCTTCGAGGTGCACCGGATCAGCAAGGTGTTCGCGAACCTGGTGCGCGACGAGCGGGTGGTCGGCCGGGCGCGGCAGATCCTCGGCTCGGACGTCTACGTCCACCAGTCCCGGATCAACGTCAAGCCCGGTTTCGGCGCGAGCGGCTTCTACTGGCACTCGGACTTCGAGACCTGGCACGCCGAGGACGGCCTGCCGAACATGCGCACGGTGTCCGTCTCGATCGCACTGACCGAGAACCACGACACCAACGGCGGCCTGATGATCATGCCGGGCTCGCACCGGACGTTCCTGGCCTGCGCCGGCGCCACGCCCAAGGACAACTACAAGAAGTCGCTGCAGATGCAGGACGCGGGCACGCCCTCGGACGAGGCGCTGACCAAGATGGCGGGCGCGTACGGCATCAAGCTCTTCACGGGCAAGGCCGGTTCGGCGACCTGGTTCGACTGCAACTGCATGCACGGCTCCGGCGACAACATCACGCCGTTCCCGCGCAGCAACGTCTTCATCGTGTTCAACAGCGTGGAGAACGCGGCCGTCGAGCCGTTCGCGGCACCGGTCCGCAGGCCGGAGTTCATCGGGGCCCGGGACTTCACTCCGGTGAAGTAG